The Pseudooceanicola aestuarii genomic sequence TTCGTCCTTCAAGGCGGTTGTGGCCGGTGAATACGATCACCTGCCCGAAGCTGCGTTCTACATGGTCGGCGGCATCGACGACGTGAAAGCCAAAGCCGAGAAGCTGGCCGCGGAAGCGGCGTAAGGGGCTGAACAATGGCGAATACCGTAACCTTCAGCCTTGTCTCGCCGGAACGGAGCCTCGCCTCCGGTCCCGCGACGGCAGTGCAGATCCCGGCGACCGAGGGCGACCTGACGGCGATGGCGGGGCATAGCCCCCTCATCACCACGCTGCGCCCCGGCGTCCTGCATATCGACGGGCCGGACGGCGGTGACGATTATGTCGTGACCGGCGGTTTCGCCGAGAT encodes the following:
- a CDS encoding F0F1 ATP synthase subunit epsilon, with amino-acid sequence MANTVTFSLVSPERSLASGPATAVQIPATEGDLTAMAGHSPLITTLRPGVLHIDGPDGGDDYVVTGGFAEISAETVTVLAERALHQKEMTQEIIDSWVQEAHEAHQNAHQDVADAAAKLLSDMVALGGHIGLSPKQPNL